In one Trichlorobacter lovleyi SZ genomic region, the following are encoded:
- a CDS encoding restriction endonuclease subunit S, giving the protein MSNWKRARIGDLCEIIKGETGLASAPPGEYPLVATGADRRSCTTWQFDTDAVCIPLVSSTGHGKKTLNYVHYQSGKFALGTILAAVIPKDPSVLTARFLHLYLSHFKDTVLVPLMKGAANVSLSMKEIASVKIPVPPLDEQQSLIDLIFRIEDEHQELLTETNHQGVLLKQLRQALLQEAVAGELTTAWRKQHPVAKGDPQYDAAALLAQIKAEKERLVKEGKIRKEKPLPPITDEDKPFDLPEGWGWCRLGEVADGFQYGSSVKSLKEGKVPVLRMGNIQCGKIDWSNLVYTNDTGEIRKYRVTNGDLLFNRTNSRELVGKTGLFDGMYEAIFAGYLVRVTMLGGISATYSNGVLNSKFHREWCDANKTDALGQSNINATKLRDYFFPLPPLAEQQAIVARVDSLMATIDELEKQVAERKEQAQLLMQTVLREAFDVGQQAGTVIS; this is encoded by the coding sequence GTGTCTAACTGGAAACGAGCCAGAATAGGTGATCTGTGTGAGATCATCAAAGGGGAAACCGGCCTGGCAAGCGCTCCTCCAGGGGAATACCCACTGGTTGCCACTGGCGCAGATCGCAGATCATGCACCACCTGGCAGTTTGATACCGATGCGGTTTGCATTCCACTGGTGTCATCAACCGGTCATGGTAAAAAGACGCTGAATTATGTCCACTATCAGTCAGGCAAGTTTGCTCTCGGCACCATTCTGGCTGCCGTCATTCCCAAAGACCCGTCTGTTCTGACAGCTCGCTTTCTGCATCTGTATCTTTCCCATTTCAAGGATACCGTTCTGGTGCCGTTGATGAAGGGAGCAGCCAATGTCAGTCTGTCGATGAAAGAGATTGCATCGGTTAAGATCCCCGTGCCACCGCTGGATGAACAGCAGAGTCTGATAGACCTGATATTCCGGATTGAGGATGAGCATCAGGAATTGCTGACGGAAACGAACCATCAAGGAGTGCTGCTCAAACAACTCCGCCAGGCTCTGCTGCAAGAGGCTGTCGCAGGGGAACTGACAACGGCATGGCGCAAGCAACATCCGGTGGCAAAGGGCGATCCGCAGTATGACGCGGCAGCGTTGCTGGCACAGATCAAGGCAGAAAAAGAGCGGCTGGTGAAGGAAGGTAAAATCCGGAAAGAAAAGCCCTTGCCACCAATTACCGACGAAGATAAACCGTTCGACCTACCGGAGGGTTGGGGGTGGTGCCGGCTGGGAGAAGTGGCAGACGGCTTCCAGTACGGTTCGAGTGTGAAGTCTCTCAAGGAAGGGAAAGTTCCAGTTCTTCGCATGGGCAACATTCAATGTGGGAAAATAGACTGGAGCAACCTTGTCTACACTAACGATACAGGTGAAATTAGGAAATATCGCGTTACAAATGGCGACCTTCTTTTCAATCGTACGAACAGCAGAGAGCTTGTTGGTAAGACAGGACTCTTTGACGGTATGTACGAGGCCATTTTCGCTGGCTATTTGGTGCGGGTAACGATGTTAGGCGGCATCAGTGCAACCTACTCAAACGGGGTCCTCAACTCAAAGTTTCATCGTGAGTGGTGCGATGCGAACAAGACAGATGCATTGGGTCAATCAAATATTAATGCCACAAAACTGAGGGATTATTTTTTCCCTCTTCCCCCTCTCGCCGAACAACAAGCCATCGTTGCCCGCGTGGATAGTCTCATGGCAACCATTGATGAACTGGAAAAGCAGGTTGCCGAACGGAAGGAGCAGGCGCAGTTGCTGATGCAGACGGTGCTGCGGGAGGCGTTTGATGTGGGGCAACAAGCGGGAACTGTTATTTCTTAA
- a CDS encoding class I SAM-dependent DNA methyltransferase gives MKNIGTIIKRLQNTMRKDQGVSGDAQRIEQLGWMITLKILDDKDKELEILQEAYASPIPSAVQWRAWAADAEGMTGDELKEFIDLKLFPALKNLDISTGNKRALIIREIFEGTNNYMKNGTVIRQVLNELNQIDFNSSDDRHIFGDIYETILRDLQSAGNYGEFYTPRALTEFMTAIINPRLGEKVLDPACGTGGFLTCAIENIRRQDVKNVEDLQTLQSTIHGMEFKPLPFMLSVTNMILHDIEVPNVDYTDSLNREYTSIGAKDRVDVILANPPFGASVTDGVETNFPLNYRTTESADLFLLLMIRYLKDGGRAAIVLPDGSLTGDGVKQRIRQHWLEGCNLHTIVRLPNSVFQPYASVATNLLFFTKGEPTKEIWYWEHQLPEGVKSYSKTKPIQSAEFNRLKEWWNNRQESDQAWRVSIDTLTANSYNLDTKNPHIKDTGHAHTSAELLELLHQSFQKSDSLLQTLRKELACV, from the coding sequence ATGAAAAATATCGGCACCATCATCAAACGGCTGCAGAACACCATGCGCAAGGATCAAGGCGTCTCCGGTGATGCCCAACGCATCGAACAGCTTGGCTGGATGATTACCCTGAAGATACTGGACGACAAGGACAAGGAGCTGGAGATACTTCAAGAGGCCTACGCCTCACCCATCCCTTCGGCGGTGCAGTGGCGGGCCTGGGCTGCCGATGCCGAGGGGATGACTGGTGACGAGCTTAAAGAGTTCATCGACCTGAAGCTGTTTCCCGCACTGAAAAACCTGGACATCTCCACTGGCAACAAACGCGCCCTGATCATCCGCGAGATATTCGAAGGCACCAACAACTACATGAAGAACGGCACCGTCATCCGCCAGGTGCTGAATGAGCTGAACCAGATCGATTTCAACTCCTCCGATGACCGCCATATTTTCGGCGACATTTACGAAACAATCCTGCGTGACCTGCAAAGCGCCGGCAACTATGGCGAGTTCTACACCCCCCGTGCCCTGACCGAGTTCATGACCGCCATCATCAACCCACGCCTGGGCGAAAAGGTGCTCGACCCAGCCTGCGGCACCGGCGGCTTCCTCACCTGCGCAATTGAAAACATCCGTCGCCAGGATGTTAAGAACGTAGAAGATCTGCAAACCTTGCAGTCAACTATCCACGGTATGGAGTTTAAGCCGCTTCCATTCATGCTCAGCGTCACCAATATGATCCTGCATGATATCGAAGTGCCGAATGTGGATTACACCGACAGCCTCAACCGGGAATACACCAGCATCGGCGCCAAGGATCGGGTGGATGTGATCCTGGCCAATCCACCTTTCGGAGCATCAGTTACCGACGGCGTTGAAACAAATTTCCCCCTGAACTACCGCACCACTGAAAGCGCCGATCTGTTTCTGCTCCTGATGATCCGCTATCTCAAGGATGGTGGTCGGGCCGCTATTGTCCTTCCGGACGGCTCTCTGACCGGCGACGGCGTCAAGCAGCGTATCCGCCAGCACTGGCTGGAAGGCTGTAACCTGCATACGATTGTGCGGCTGCCCAACTCGGTCTTTCAGCCCTACGCCAGTGTTGCCACCAACTTGCTCTTTTTTACCAAGGGGGAGCCGACCAAGGAAATCTGGTACTGGGAGCATCAATTACCTGAAGGGGTCAAGTCCTATTCCAAGACCAAGCCGATCCAGAGCGCTGAGTTCAACCGCCTAAAGGAATGGTGGAACAACCGGCAGGAGAGCGATCAAGCCTGGCGCGTTTCTATCGATACCCTGACTGCCAACAGCTATAACCTGGATACAAAGAACCCGCACATTAAGGACACCGGCCACGCCCACACCAGCGCGGAACTGTTGGAGCTGCTGCACCAGTCGTTTCAGAAGAGTGATAGCCTTTTGCAGACGTTGCGGAAGGAATTGGCCTGTGTCTAA
- the hsdR gene encoding EcoAI/FtnUII family type I restriction enzme subunit R has translation MTSKKNLSERDICTQYIVPALKKAGWDIERQVREEVSFTDGRIYVRGTSSARGSRKRADFILYYKPNIPIAVIEAKDNSHNVGDGMQQALGYAATLDIPVAFSSNGDGFVEHDRTGSSGSVERTLHLDDFPSPEELWQRYKTYKGIDTPHQEQIASFDYFYDGSGRAPRYYQQIAINRSVEAIAKGQDRILLVMATGTGKTYTAFQIIHRLWKSGTKKRILFLADRNALIDQTKRGDFKHFKDRMTVIRKKKIDKAFEIYLALYQGLTNYDEDSDAYREFSPDFFDLIVVDECHRGSASADSAWREILDYFKSATHIGLTATPKETKTVSNIEYFGEPLYTYSLRQGIADGFLAPYKVLRVGLNIDLEGWRPEEGQLDADGNPVDDRLYNTKDFDRNLVIDERTRTIARKVTEFLKKTDPFDKTIVFCVDIEHATRMRQALANANPEEVLKNHKYVMKITGDDDDGKRELDNFINPEERYPVIAVTSKLMTTGVDAQTCKLIVLDSNINSPTEFKQIIGRGTRINEEFGKRYFTIMDFRNVTDLFADPDFDGDPVMVKQLLADDELTEADIHPEDEPVVDEETGDEIPFGDDKPEVTYDRPEIIDGGGIVAEPLPKIYVAGVDVSILNERVQYLGANGKLTTGSLKEFTRTGLLNEFRTLDDFLSRWNSAEKKKAVIDQLAEHDIILENLLDETKKELDLFDLICHIAWDRPALTRRERAEQVTKRDYFTRYGDNARQVLQALLEKYAKDGIENIEEMKVLTIDPFKAIGTPAEIVHLFGGKEAYQAAVRELETEIYRMA, from the coding sequence ATGACCTCTAAGAAAAATCTTTCAGAACGCGATATCTGCACCCAGTACATTGTGCCTGCCCTGAAAAAGGCCGGGTGGGATATCGAGCGTCAGGTACGAGAGGAGGTTTCTTTCACCGATGGTCGCATCTACGTGCGCGGCACTAGCTCTGCTCGTGGTAGCCGCAAGCGGGCTGACTTTATCCTCTACTACAAGCCGAATATCCCCATTGCCGTCATAGAGGCCAAGGACAACAGCCATAACGTGGGCGACGGCATGCAGCAGGCTCTTGGCTATGCTGCAACCCTTGATATCCCGGTAGCATTCAGTTCCAACGGTGACGGGTTCGTGGAACATGACCGCACTGGTTCATCCGGCAGTGTAGAGCGCACGCTCCACCTTGATGATTTCCCCTCTCCTGAAGAACTCTGGCAACGCTACAAAACATACAAAGGGATTGATACCCCGCATCAGGAACAGATTGCCTCTTTTGACTACTTCTATGATGGTTCCGGCCGGGCGCCCCGCTACTACCAGCAGATAGCCATTAACCGCTCCGTCGAAGCAATTGCTAAAGGGCAAGACCGGATTCTACTGGTCATGGCCACCGGCACCGGCAAGACCTACACCGCCTTTCAGATCATCCACCGTCTCTGGAAGAGTGGCACCAAGAAACGCATCCTGTTCCTGGCCGACCGTAATGCCTTGATCGACCAGACCAAACGGGGCGACTTCAAGCATTTCAAGGACCGAATGACGGTCATCCGCAAGAAGAAGATCGACAAGGCCTTTGAGATTTATCTTGCCCTTTATCAGGGGTTGACCAATTACGACGAGGATTCAGACGCCTACCGGGAGTTCAGCCCGGATTTCTTTGACCTGATCGTGGTGGATGAATGCCACCGTGGCAGCGCATCCGCTGACAGCGCCTGGCGGGAGATTCTGGACTACTTCAAAAGCGCCACTCATATCGGTCTCACCGCCACACCGAAGGAAACCAAGACCGTCTCCAATATTGAATACTTCGGCGAACCGCTCTACACCTACTCCCTCCGGCAAGGGATTGCCGATGGTTTTCTCGCTCCTTACAAAGTGCTCCGTGTCGGCCTTAACATCGACCTGGAAGGGTGGCGGCCGGAAGAAGGTCAACTGGATGCCGACGGCAATCCGGTGGACGACCGGCTCTACAACACCAAGGATTTCGACCGTAACCTAGTCATTGATGAACGTACCAGGACTATTGCCCGCAAGGTGACGGAGTTTCTCAAAAAGACCGACCCCTTCGACAAAACCATTGTTTTCTGTGTCGATATCGAACACGCCACTCGTATGCGCCAAGCTCTGGCCAACGCCAATCCTGAAGAGGTACTGAAGAATCATAAGTATGTCATGAAGATCACCGGCGATGACGATGACGGCAAGCGGGAGCTGGATAATTTCATCAACCCCGAAGAGCGCTACCCGGTCATTGCTGTGACCTCCAAACTGATGACCACCGGCGTCGATGCCCAGACCTGCAAATTGATTGTGCTTGATTCCAATATCAATTCCCCGACTGAGTTCAAGCAGATCATTGGACGTGGTACGCGCATCAACGAGGAGTTCGGCAAGCGCTACTTCACCATCATGGATTTCCGCAACGTGACCGACCTGTTTGCCGATCCGGATTTTGACGGCGACCCGGTCATGGTGAAGCAACTGCTGGCAGATGATGAACTGACCGAAGCCGATATCCATCCCGAAGACGAGCCGGTCGTGGATGAAGAAACCGGGGACGAAATCCCCTTTGGTGATGACAAACCGGAAGTGACCTATGACCGCCCGGAGATCATCGATGGCGGCGGCATTGTGGCCGAGCCCCTACCAAAGATCTATGTGGCTGGTGTCGATGTCTCGATCCTCAATGAGCGGGTGCAGTATCTGGGGGCCAACGGCAAGCTCACCACCGGCAGCCTGAAGGAGTTCACCCGCACCGGCCTACTGAATGAGTTCCGCACGCTCGATGACTTCCTGTCCCGCTGGAACAGTGCCGAAAAGAAGAAAGCGGTGATCGACCAGCTGGCTGAGCATGACATTATTCTGGAAAATCTGCTGGATGAGACAAAGAAGGAGCTGGACCTGTTCGACCTGATCTGCCACATCGCCTGGGATCGGCCAGCACTTACCAGAAGAGAAAGAGCCGAGCAGGTAACAAAACGTGATTACTTCACGCGGTATGGTGACAATGCCCGTCAAGTCTTGCAGGCGCTACTGGAAAAATACGCCAAAGACGGTATCGAGAACATCGAAGAGATGAAGGTGCTGACCATTGACCCGTTCAAGGCAATCGGCACCCCGGCTGAGATCGTCCATCTCTTCGGCGGCAAGGAAGCCTATCAGGCGGCAGTGAGAGAGCTGGAAACTGAAATTTACAGGATGGCGTAA
- a CDS encoding type IV toxin-antitoxin system AbiEi family antitoxin: MYLDLVDSLAAQGRSCFTYQEFFQLAGSSEIAVKSALHRLQKKGEIAMPYRGFYVILLPMHRIMGCVPAAQFIPHLMAHLGEVYYAGLLSAAEYHGAAHQRPQVFQVMVAKVRRPITCGNIRVQFIYRKNAAAIPTELRNTTAGTIKVSTPEATALDVVGYVSHCAGLDNVVTILSELAESVNPQRLAEVAELSPVSYAQRLGYLLELVGKKELAAPLADYVRSKRPIPTALTPRISTKGAKKDRRWQVYVNATIDPDI; encoded by the coding sequence ATGTACCTTGATCTGGTCGACAGTTTAGCCGCGCAAGGCCGTTCATGTTTCACCTACCAGGAGTTTTTTCAACTGGCGGGGTCATCAGAGATTGCGGTCAAATCGGCGTTGCATCGCTTGCAGAAAAAAGGCGAGATCGCAATGCCGTACCGCGGCTTCTACGTCATTCTTCTCCCGATGCACCGAATCATGGGGTGCGTGCCAGCAGCCCAGTTCATCCCGCACCTCATGGCGCATTTGGGAGAGGTATATTATGCCGGGCTCCTAAGTGCTGCGGAGTATCATGGGGCTGCACATCAGCGACCGCAGGTCTTTCAAGTTATGGTGGCAAAGGTCCGCAGGCCGATAACTTGTGGCAATATCAGGGTTCAGTTTATTTATCGGAAGAACGCAGCAGCAATCCCCACAGAATTACGGAACACCACTGCCGGCACCATAAAAGTATCAACACCCGAGGCAACTGCCCTTGATGTGGTCGGCTACGTCAGCCACTGCGCCGGCCTGGATAATGTTGTGACCATCTTGAGCGAGTTGGCTGAAAGTGTGAATCCTCAGCGCCTTGCCGAAGTAGCCGAGCTTTCTCCGGTGTCGTATGCACAGAGGCTTGGCTATTTACTGGAATTGGTTGGTAAAAAAGAGTTGGCAGCACCTCTTGCCGACTATGTCCGTTCGAAACGGCCAATCCCGACAGCTTTAACACCAAGGATAAGTACTAAGGGAGCCAAGAAGGATCGCCGGTGGCAGGTATATGTGAATGCTACGATTGATCCGGATATTTGA
- a CDS encoding metallophosphoesterase: protein MLVRPFSDIHTEFWQPNEIPRILEMVIPPLPTDKETIALVAGDIGLAHRQETWLKVISLLAKRFLAVIYVEGNHFFYHNDFFGRIQELKAMLSFPKNVHFLENESVEINGVLFVGATLWTDFMEKDFFKMQNARKNMNDFIVIKKPDGTRLMPEETVDLFQESKRYIFETLENVGDRKSVVVTHHGISPLSIHERFRGDSLNCAFMTDISNEIIDHGPDLWVHGHTHNSFDYTLGRTRVVVNPYGYKDVEVNPQFDRQLVIEL from the coding sequence ATGCTTGTCCGCCCGTTTTCCGACATCCACACCGAATTCTGGCAGCCCAACGAGATTCCCCGCATTCTGGAGATGGTAATCCCACCGCTGCCGACTGATAAGGAAACGATTGCCCTGGTTGCCGGCGATATCGGCCTGGCTCACCGTCAGGAGACCTGGCTCAAGGTTATCAGCCTCCTCGCCAAGCGTTTTCTGGCAGTCATCTATGTGGAGGGGAATCACTTTTTCTATCACAACGACTTCTTCGGGCGCATCCAGGAACTGAAAGCCATGCTGTCGTTTCCAAAGAACGTTCACTTTCTTGAAAATGAATCGGTAGAGATCAACGGTGTCCTATTTGTCGGGGCAACCCTCTGGACGGATTTCATGGAGAAGGATTTCTTCAAGATGCAGAACGCCCGGAAGAACATGAACGACTTTATCGTGATCAAAAAGCCTGACGGGACGCGGCTCATGCCGGAAGAGACGGTCGATCTGTTCCAGGAGTCGAAACGCTATATATTCGAGACTCTGGAAAATGTCGGCGACAGGAAGAGCGTCGTGGTGACACACCATGGTATCTCTCCCTTGTCCATCCATGAGCGGTTCCGGGGTGACAGCCTCAACTGCGCCTTCATGACCGACATTTCCAACGAGATCATCGATCATGGCCCGGATCTCTGGGTTCACGGCCACACCCACAACTCATTCGACTACACCCTCGGCAGAACCCGGGTGGTGGTAAACCCCTATGGGTACAAGGATGTGGAGGTTAATCCACAGTTCGACAGACAACTGGTCATTGAACTCTGA